A segment of the Ipomoea triloba cultivar NCNSP0323 chromosome 1, ASM357664v1 genome:
TTGTCTCATTGATTCGAGTCACTTCAGAGTAGGTATGTGACATAAACAATTTGACGGCAAATAGTTGAATGCCTAAGCCTTTATTGTCAATGGGATATTGACACATATAGGTTTAAACTCTAAACTTGAAGATTCCTTATCTCCCTACTTTGGAGATTGCTAGATAAGGTAAATCGCGAGATGTGTTTTAGTGACGCTAGGCCAAAGTACTTGCTTTTTTCCTAGGCTATGAGAATTTGAACCTAATTGTTGGATACTATATCCACACTTCAGACTTTTGACCATTAAGTTATGCCCCAAGTACATGCtttttattatatagtacaTACTATATAAAAGCATGTCTATCCCTCAATAGGAGGGATTTTTGGACTTTTGAACTCTTAATGTAGTCTGGTTTTACCTTGTGCACTAAGATTTcttgatatataaaattttgccTTTGTTCACATTTACTTATCTATTTTTCACATTAACGTAGCTTATTATTTCTGGATAGGGGTGTGCAAACTTTGGTTTAAGTTCAATCAACTGATCGAACTAAAGAATTTCAGTTAACtgtattttaaacaaaatacttCGGTTCGATTAATGGTCAGaggttttgtaaaattttaattaaacgaATGCATACTCATATCATGGATAATAAAAACTACCAACAGTGATTTGTGTCGAGTGTTTATGGGGGATTGATGAAGACAAAAAAAGTGATGATGCCACTTTTAAGAGAGTTTGGAGTGAGTGGAATAAATGTTGTAGCACTGCATGTTGTGTCTTAGTCACTATTGACATGGCAGTATTTATATACATTGAGGGTTAGGGCATGATCAGTAAGCATGTTACCTTGTTGGAACTTGGAACCATTCTCAATGGTTAAAAAGTATGGCAAAAAAATTTACGGCCGTAGTCAGAAGTAAGATGATGACACTACATGTCACATGTTTGACTATATATAACTTTGAGTTGGACTAAACTTATATCGAATTGCATTATATTAAATATCTTGAACTCTAAATTAAACATTTGTCCTAAGAAATCTAATGAAAGAAAATACAACTATCACATATGCATAATTAATGTCTCAAATaatactacatttttttttctctaataaaatcaaaacactTATCAAGAATTTTAAATCATTAATTACACTTATGACTTTTTCGTAGGGGTATGCATTTGattaaccgaaccgttttaaTCGAATTTTAATACTTTAACTATTAACTGaactgaattttttttcaattaatcaaTCGGTTAACAGATAAACTGAAATGTTTTTagctaaaatttttaaatctttaaaaaatacatataataataaatccataactTCAATACAAAATCTACAGTCCAAACATCCATAGTCCATAGggatttcattttaattttagagattttacattatatatttatttatttatgtatttaaaattttggttaaccgatagtttcgaaccgaattaaccatTAACTGACATTTTACGAAACTCTAACCATTAAGCGAACTGAAATATTtcagttaaaaataattaaccgAAATTCTTCGATTCGATCGATTAATTGAACTTTCACTGAAATTTGAACACCCGTACACATCGAATATAATACTGTACTAAAAATATAGTACAACAGGCTTTACTGAAAAGTTGttgaaaaaaaatctaatcAATTTTCAGCCAATGTAATATATAACCCTTGTGCAGCAAGAAAAGAAGTCAAAAATAATGGTCGGTTTATAAAGCCAATCTTTTTTCGTTTGtcgtttttgtattttatatggGCATGTAATCTGTGGTCTGCCCACGGTGAGGATACTACTAGAGAAGTGGGAATTGGGAAACAATGATTCCTAATATGTATTATAATTAAGTTTTCGGTTTTCCTATTTTGAATTCTGAACCGGatttcccttttttctttttcctatatAAAAACCCACAAGCGTACGTTACGTAAACTGcaatctctttctctctctcaaaaTCGTTTCTCCCGGAAAATCAAGAACATGAGGACTCTGCAAACGGTGGGCTACCGGAGGGGCGACGTGGTGGAGGTGGCAAGCAACGAGGAAGGCTTCGTGGGGTCCTACTATGAGGCGACGGTGGTGGACGAGTTGCCCGGCGGCAAGGGCTACGTGGTCCAATACAAAACTCTGGTGAAAGACGACTTCTCAGGGCCGCTAACGGAGGCGGTTCCCGGCGCCGAAATCCGGCCGGAGCCGCCGCAAGTGACCGCCGCCTTTTTCCACATGTACGAGGAAGTGGACGCCTTCGACAATGACGGTTGGTGGGTCGGCAAGATCACCGGGAAAATCGGGAGCCGTTACTATGTCTTCTTCGAGACCACCGGCGACGAGATTCTCTATCACAAAGATAGGATCAGAGTCCATCTTGATTGGGTTCATCACTCCTGGGTTCTCACCCAACCCGAAACCCAAACCCAAATCGTTTCTTGATTTAGGCAACTTTATATACAGATAACAGAATCTAGTCTATATATGTCACAGAATCTGTAGAATCCAAATAGATACTCAGAAAATTCGTAGTTCTAAGACCTTTGTTCATCCTCAATTTTGTGTATGCAATGTCAAATACTAGATCTAAATGCATATAACATTGTTTACATTCTTGAATCAGTAAGGTTTCTGTGTATACATTACTATTGCTAATGCTGATTTCAACTTTACAAGTCATCTGATTCATCTCtttgtttgaaatttgaagTTCTGGAGTTAGATCTTTCTGCTACTTACAGAATTATTGGAGTAATCAAACAAAATTTCAGCAGAATTAAGTAATAAAACCTCTACTAAATAAAACCCTAAATTGAGATCTCCAAATGTGCAtaaacatatacatgcatacagATCGAGAGGGAAAATAGGAGAGGGAAACCCTAACCGTCGTAGCGTTCCGGTTGCTCGGCGAGCTTGGCGACGTAGACGAAGTTATCGCGCTCGGGGGAGGAAGCCATCGCCGATCAAACTCAGACGTGTGTAGTTGCCGCCGGCCGACGAGTGAGACTCTGAAAACACTTTCTCTCTCcacctttttttctttctttcttttcttttggatGCGCTGGCACTGAGGCGTGATGACTGACGATGTGTTTAAGAGGGTGAAGATAGTTGGGGTAGATATACAGAACATATATAATCTCGTAGGTCGGGAGACCGATCTTGTTCACGTTGATAAATGGCATGTTAGATAGTAAAACAGTTTGACTATCTAAAATGGGTCTAAAACAAActatatttgtttgtttatgtaATGGATTGAGTTGGTAGAATTGAATCATAAGAGCATCTCCATTAAGGCTCAAGAGTTCGAGGAAATACgatttttccatattttttgGAGCCATGAGTCTCCATACTAAGTATTTTCAGTATCAAGAGATCCCTAATGACTTACGAGAGCTGTATTTTGAGGATCTTGTAGGAGCTAGTTTTCAGAGGAATGTCCCACGTGGTAGGGGGGTCCATGTAGTGTAATTTTCCCGGGTTTCCATCCCTcttcttttatcaaaaaaaaaaaaaaataagagcaTCTCCATTAATACATTTTAGTGTGGTTTTAAGGAAACAATGCATATTTGGATCAGAAAGAGTGAgcagagaaaaagaaaaagagttttGTAAAAGCTTGATTTTTGTCAATTATGTGAATCCCACCAAGAATACAACAATTAGGCACCAAAAGACTCAAATAGACAAATACTAATAATTTGCATGGCAAAGAttattactaactctattataataCAGCATTACGGATCGaacaaaaagtaaataaaatcaaagataAGCATTGCTTTGATTACACGACTCCCCCAAAAAGTGCTTTAATCCACCGGGGTTTCGCATAAACAACGAAAACGGTGTCGTATTGCAACTTCAATCGCTTTGTTGAAATCAACTGAAGTAGTGAGAACACCCATCACCACAGTGCACAAGGATATTTTCCATTTTGCGTCATCTCCATTTCTCTCCACCCAAatagcagagagagagagaatggtgGTATTGAATTGCTACCTCCCGGTGACCGCTGCATCTACGCCCATATCTCAAGACTCAGGCGAGGCAGCGTCGCAGCCAAGGCCGACCAAAATTGTACTGCCAAAGAAGAAGCCAATGAAATGGTCCACCGGGGTGGCACCAGGGGAGTACGGTGGCCCACCCACCACCACCAAGCTCCGGAAGTACTGGGGCGGCGATGAGGACCCTCTCACCTCCGATGATTTCATATGGAACAAAGAATTCATGGACCGTATGAAGAAGCTCATTCAGGACCCTGCTGAAACTGCTTCTAATCCTCCCTCTGCTCCTCCAAAGGTCTAATCTTTTTCACTTATGCtgtcatttaatataattttcttggCAATTGGTCATTGGGTTTTGAGTAAAGGTCTAATCTTTTTTCATTTATGCTGTTatttagtataattttcttggccatttcaaaatatatatatatatatatatatatatatatatatatatatatatatatataattttcttggCAATTGGTCATTGGATTTTGAGTTTCATACTTGTGTGTTTCTAGATGTTTTCAATTGTTGAAGTGAATGGGTGTCTATGATAGCTCTGGAAAGAACTTTTGCTgatagctgattgggttagagacTCTTAGAatatgactagttgataacattagatGATTGTAgagaggtgtttggtaaattagttgttacatgatagttgtttggtataattttttttctcaaaaattaattgaaaaggttgttttgaatagctttttgaattttagcattttagagctaaaaaagctaattaaccaaacacttattttgattttttaactgagtcaaacaactaatagtggtcaaataagccaaaattggctgataagctaactattttatcaaacagGGCCTTAGTCTTTTCTGTTGGTGCATTTTGTGGTTGCCAATCAACTACAATGTTATCTTTTTATCAGATGATTATGCTTTATTGAGTCTTAAAGGTATAGTgtgaattattatattgtgaagAGCTTGTTTGCATAATTGTATTGCATGATAAAAGCATATCATTTTGTTTAGTGAGCATTCTCCTTACAGCTTTTGGTTAATATGTTCATATATTTGTTGCTGGGTTTCAATACAGGAAGAGGAATCCGGATTTCTAAGCATAAACCGAGTCATGAGCCTTGACAGGTGTGATCTTTTGCTGTTTTTCTTTAGATTTTCAGTGCTTCTTATGATTCGTTCTCCTGCTAACATCATTCGATTTTGAGATTTTAGCTTGGAAGTTGACTTGAGCAAGGAACTGACAGCACCTTCAAGACCTTTCCTAGAAGAAAAAGCCGAGGAAACTCGAGTATGATAAGACCTTTCTTTGAAGTTATTTGCACCCTCTTTGGCTTTCATTGTTCCAAATGAAATGATTTGCAGACTAGCAAAGGCATGTCTCGAAGATGGAGACCAGCACCAACAAAGCGTGAGCAAGAGAAGTGGGAGAAAGCTACCAAGGCAGCAACTGGTGGCAGTGTATGTCATGGCTCCATGCTTTAATTGCTTCAAAAATCTTACAATTTTGCTCAAATTTCTCTATTAGGTTACAGGAAAGCACCAATCTGTTTATTGAGACTGAATTTCTCTATCTCCCAGGATGTGATGTTCAGAGAGGTGAAACGACCAAAAGGGGACCCCAAAGTATTGGCAGCCCAGTCTGCTGAGCAGTATCTTAAGGTATATTCTGATTTTCATTTGCTTTATGTAATTATGTAGCGTAATGGCCTTTGTAGAAATCTGCattgtttagatttttttttctttcctcttAATATACATAGAGTATGTTTTGGTGCAGTTGAAAAACAAATTGCAGCTGCTCACCTTAGGCATTGGCGGTATTGGTGTGATATCAGCATATGTTTCGTATTCTCCTGAAATTGCAGCGAGGTAGATTCCTTTGCATTTGTTTTGTCTTTCACTTGTTTGTTTTCCTAGTTCCAACAAAAGATGACAAGCTTTTAAAAATTAGTGCAACTCAAAGTAAATGTTATTTTGTCATCGAGTACAGCTATGGTGCTGGCCTGCTTGGTTCTTTGGCGTATATGCGCATGCTTGGAAACAGCGTGGATTCCATACAAACAGAAGGACCTAGAGCGCTTATAAAGTACGTTTTCTTTTAAATTCTTATAAAGGACCTAGAGGCTAGAGGGTAGAATACTTTGGGTTTATTTAGTAAACTTACGGGATATTTTTATCCTTCCAGAGGAGCTGTTGGGCAGCCGAGACTATTGGTTCCTGTTGTTCTGGTCATGCTCTATAACCGATGGAACGAGTAAGGTTTTTTGCTACCGTAATTAATCTTCATAACGGAGATGCCAATTAAAATTGATTGCATACTAAACTTCATTTAGAGATCTCATTTTAGCAGGCATACATTATGCTTAGGTATTAAACTGAGTGTATTTTTCTTCCCATTCTGACTCGATATGATGTTCTTTTGCGAAGGATTGTAGTGCCCGAATATGGACTAATGCACCTTGAATTGATACCAATGCTGGTTGGGTTTTTCACATACAAGATTGCCACTTTTGCCCAAGCCATCGAGGAAGCATTGACTGTTACTGGACCCAAGAGGACTGAACTATAACTATTCCACACGCTTTGGGACACATCCAATGAACTCGATGGTCAATTGGTATgaactttatatttattactagGAGAGTtagatatataattaaacacaCACACCCTAAACCGAAGTGAGAGTTATACGATGTTAATTATTAGGATTAAGAATTATTCATGCTTTTAATTtgctacattttattttaattttttgttgctGCATTTTTCAGAAGCAGAAGTTTGAGGATTCTGCAACATGGgatattaaagaaaaatcaGCATCCACTCGACATTTCTATTGTCTCCTCAAAGAAATCATCGCGTTTGGGGAATCTGAGAATGCTACAATGTTTATTTATCGAAATGTATAGCTACAttgtttatttatcaaaatgtaTAGGTGCAGAACATAATTAGAAACATGAAATATCCAGACCATAAAGTTATATGTTGATGTTCATCATGCCTGTTGTCAGAATAGCTACTCTAGTTATTGATGTCAACTTGTAATTCATTGCAAGATTATCcattttcataactccatcCCCTCTTGCAAGAATGTGTTGTTAAGTGAGTTAGGTATCTTCTAGAGCTGTCAAAATGGGCTTAATGGGACTGCTTGGATTCGTTTGATGAGTTGGACTTGTTTAGCTCGATTTTTAGACGGATTGGGTTGGAGATTTCTCTAATTCAGTTGGTGGTACTTTATCTTCACTTGTTCTGTTGTTCATACATAAAATATGCAAATTATACTAAGGTTTTTACATTGTGGTTTGATGGTATCACTGTTACTTTTCTTAAGGAAGGTTTTCGGGTTTCATCCAATCAGGGTTGACAGAATTGTTGATCAGATACTGTTACTTTTCATAATGAAGGTTTTCGAGTTCCATTCAATCAGGGTTGACAGAattgttgaacagatactattgATAGattatagtatagaagtatactGCTTGCCCCTATCCTATTCCCATGCATACTAGGACTTTTTTCTATGTCTTTCACGCACCTTACCCAACATTCCTACCCGAATTTGTCTTGACGGCTTTTTTCTTTGTCTTTCACGCACCTTACCCAACATTCCAACATAAATCGTGCCTTGACGGCTTGAGCCAACGCTATTGTCCCGGTTCACCATTCTCTCAACAACCCAATAATGCAACCTGCCCATCAAactgtataaaatttatatcttATAATGTAAGCATCATTAATAGGGTGTATTAATGCATATAAGGATTGTCACACATGAAGAAGACTtcaaatatttacaatataaaaatatgtaaaggATGCAGAATAACAAGCTCtcatagctcagttggttagagcacccgcttagtaagcgggaggtcttgagttcGACTCTCAATGAGAGCATTTTTCCCACAATACATCCATCCTTTTGCCCTCACAAGCCTACAACCTTCCTTGCATCACAGTTAAGGTATGAAAATAAATACCACTGATTAGCAGAATATCAGCCTCAAGTTTTAAGATTTGTTGTATCCAATCATTTGAGTCTATGCAGCTACATTAGATGTTTAAGATGAAAGTTATGAGAGGATGATAAAATCTTTAGTGGAAATCCTATGAATTCAATTTACTGGTTATGCACTTGTACAAGGTTCATTTCTATAGCCGTACAGCTTATAAGATACAAGATTCCAGTTTTTCTTTAAAGAATTGATAAAAATGGAGGTTTCCATTAATGGAAgctatcaaaaaaataaaaaactgagAGGGGCTAATGCTCTTAATTCACTCTCAAGAAATCCCAAGTGCATGCATAAACCTGGTTACTGGGTTATTCTTTAGCCA
Coding sequences within it:
- the LOC116016445 gene encoding protein CONSERVED ONLY IN THE GREEN LINEAGE 160, chloroplastic — protein: MVVLNCYLPVTAASTPISQDSGEAASQPRPTKIVLPKKKPMKWSTGVAPGEYGGPPTTTKLRKYWGGDEDPLTSDDFIWNKEFMDRMKKLIQDPAETASNPPSAPPKEEESGFLSINRVMSLDSLEVDLSKELTAPSRPFLEEKAEETRTSKGMSRRWRPAPTKREQEKWEKATKAATGGSDVMFREVKRPKGDPKVLAAQSAEQYLKLKNKLQLLTLGIGGIGVISAYVSYSPEIAASYGAGLLGSLAYMRMLGNSVDSIQTEGPRALIKGAVGQPRLLVPVVLVMLYNRWNEIVVPEYGLMHLELIPMLVGFFTYKIATFAQAIEEALTVTGPKRTEL